In Azospirillum thiophilum, the DNA window CCGGCCGCGGCGCAGGGGGCGATCATGCGCAACCAGACGCGCATCATCAACCAGGCGGTCACCAATCAGGTGCGTCAGGCCCTGCGGCCGCGCCTGCTGATCCGCGACGGCGCCGGTGCGGTGTCGGCGATGGAGACGGGGGCCGCCGGCCGCCATCTGGCCCTGGCCTCCGCCGACGGCGGCGTCCGCGTGTGGGATCTGGAGAGCGGCCGGCAGGTCCAGCGGCTCCAGGCCGGGCCGGTGCGCGCCCTGGCGGTGGCCGACTCCAGCCGTACGCTGGCGACGGTCGGCCCCGACGGATCGGTCACGCTGTGGGACATCCTGCAAGGCCAGCCCCTGCGCCGGATCGCCGCGGGCGGCGTCCAGGCTGTGCGGCTGTCGCCCGACGGCGCCCTGCTCGCCACCGCCGCCGCCGACGGCACGGTGCGGCTGTGGAGCGCCGGCAGCGGCCAGCCGGCGGCCACCCTGGCGGGGGCCGGCGGAGCGGTGGCGGCGCTCGCCTTCTCGCCCGACGGGCGCCGGCTGGCGGCCGGCGGCGCCGACCGCGCCGTCCGGCTCTGGTCGGTTCCGGACGGCCAGCCGCTGGCCACCATGACCGGCGCCGAAGCCGCGGTGACCGCGCTGGCATTCGCCGCCGACGGCACCCTCCATGCCGGCGACGCCGGCGGCGCGGTGCAGGTCTGGCGTGCCGGCTCCGCCACCCCGGCCCGCAGCATCCGCGCCGCCGGCAGTGCCGTCACTGCGCTGGCGGTGCGCCCCGACGGGCTGGTCGCCGTGGCGAACGGCAGCCGCAGCCTGGGCGTCTGGACCGGCGAGGGCCGGCAGCTCGTCTCGGTCGAAAACCCGGAAGGGACGGTCGCCGCCGCCGCCTTCGCGCCGGGGGCGGAGCGGGTGATCGGCGCCGGGTCGGACGGACGGGCGCGGGTGTGGGATCTCGGCAACGGGGCGCTGGCCGCGCAGCTGATCATGACGCGGGGTGGCTGGAGCGTGCTGGACGGCGCTGGCCGCTTCGACGGCTCCGACGGCGGGCTGGGCGACGTCGCGTGGCAGGCGGAACAGGAGGTGTTCGAGATGACGAACTTCTCCCAGCCCTATTACGAACCCGGCCTGCTGGCCAAGACGCTGCGGGCGCCGGCCGCCCTGCTGACCCCCGGCGCGCCCACCGTCACCGCCGGCATCGCGCCGCCGCCGACCGTGCAGATCGCCGCGCCCGCCGGTGCGGCCGCCCCCGGCCCGGCCTCCGTCGCCGTCACCGCGGCCGACCGCGGCGCCGGCATCGCCGAGATCGTGCTCTATGCCAACGGCAAGGCGCTCGATCCCGCCGCCGTCACGGCGACGGAGGATGTCGACGTCAACGGCCAGCCCGGCCGCCGCGTCACCTTCACCGTCGATCTGGTGGCCGGATCCAACCGGCTGCGCGCCGTGGCGCTGGGCGACAACCGCATCGAGAGCGTGCCGGCGCAAGCGCTGGTGACGGTCGCCGCCCCGGTGGAGAAGCCGGTGCTGCATGTGGTGGTGGTCGGCATCAACCAGTATGCCAACCCGGTGCTGGAGCTGAACTACGCCGTCGCCGACGCCCGCGGCGTGACCGCCTGGGCCCGCAAGCAGACCGGCAACGGCGTCTTCGCCGAGGTGAAGCTGCACGAGCTGTATGACCGGCAGGCGACCCGCGCCAACATCGGCTCCCTGTTCGCGCAGCTGAAGGCGACGCGGCCGCAGGACGTGGTGGTGATCTATGTCGCCGGCCATGGCGAGAATGCCGAGCAGAGCTGGTATTTCCTGCCGACCGAGTTCGGCCGCAACCTGCCCTTCGAGACGGCGGCCGGCGATGCCCGCGGCGGACAGGCCTTCCGTCAGGCGGTGTTGCAGGCGGTGGCGGCGGACGGCATCAGTGCCCGCAGCTTCTACAAGAACGTGCTGCAGATCGGTGCGCAGCATGTCGTCCTGCTGATCGATTCCTGCAAGTCGGGCGGCGTCAAGCGGGCGTTCGAGGCCGATGCCGACCGCCGCGCCCTGGCCCTGGTCGGTCAGCAGGCCGGCGTCCATATCCTGGCGGCGACCGACAAGAACCAATTGGCGGTTGAGCTGGAGGCGCTCGGCCATGGCGCCTTCACCTATGCGGTGCTGAACGGGCTGGGCGGTGCCGCCGACGGCAATCCGGCCGACGGCATGATCTCGGCGCGCGAGGTGCTGGGCTATGCCGTGGCGCAGGTTCCGGCGATGGCGCTGCGCCATAGCCAGAGCGAGCAGAACCCGACCGTTTTCTCCCGCGGCGCGGATTTCCCCCTGGGGCCGGCCGGCGAGCGGCAGGCGAAGGCCAGGAAGAAGAAGTCGTAGCGCGGGCAGGGGATGACCGTTCCGCCGGCCATCTTAACGATTTCGCCCTTGCCCCGCGGCGTCCATTGCCAGACGCGGGCGCAAACACTATGATTTCGGTCGTGCAACCCGGATTTGGGCTGGATGTCCGGTCCGGGGCCGCTTGAGACGATCGGAAGACCCGTATGGACGCTGACGACCTTTCCCTGGACGACAACCGCACCATCCAGGCCATCGGCATCCTCGCCGACGTGCTGGACGGGGTGGAGGGGCCGGGCGGTCTCGACACGGTGCTGGTGTCCAAGGCGCTGCGGCAGGTGATCGCCACCAAGTCGCAGCCGGCCTTCGAATTCGCCTCCCGCGCCTTCAACACGCTCGACCCGGCGGTCCGTCGTCAGGTGGCCGACCATGCCGACGAGGCGGCGCACCATTCGGTGGAGCTGCGCGGCCGTGTCGGCGGCTTCCTGTCGACAGCCCCGAAGAAACCGGTGCCGCAGGGCCCGGTGGTCGGCCAGCAGCCGAACTTCATCACAGCGCTGAACCTGCGCTCCCGCCGCCGTCCCAACTCGCCGTCCTGACGGTTCCGGAAGCGGCAGGAGGCATCAGCCCGCCTCCTGCGGCAGCGTGTCGAGCAGCGTGCAGTCCCAATAGGGGCGCGGGCCGAGCCGTTGCACCAGGAAATCGACGAAGACCCGCACCTTGGGCGACAGGTGACGGTTCTGCGGATAGACCGCATTGACCGACAGTTCCGACGGAACATTGCGGTGCAGCACGGCGACCAGCTCGCCGCGCGTCAGCGCCTGGCCGCACAGGAAGGTCGGCGACATCACGAAGCCGAGCCCGGAGATCGCCGCCTCGCGCAGCAGGTCGCCATTGTTGCTGCGGATCGGCCCCGACACCCGGATGCTGCGCGCCTCGCCGTCGACCGTGAACTGCCACAGGTCGGGGGAGGGGATGTTGGTGTAGATCAGGCAGCTGTGCCGGGCCAGATCCTCCGGCGTTTCCGGCACGCCATGCTGCTTCAGGTAGGCCGGGCTGGCGCACAGCGCCATGCGGGCCGGGGCAAGCCGCCGGGCGATCAGCGAGCTGTCGCGCAGCCGGCCGATGCGGATCGCCAGATCATACCCCTCGTCGATCAGATCGACGGTGCGGTCGTTCAGATCCATGTCGATCTCGACGGACGGGTAGCGCTCCAGGAACTCCGCCACCGCCGGGGCGAGATGGAGGATGCCGAAGCTGACCGGCGCGTTCAGCCGCAGCCGGCCGCGCGGGGCGGCATGCAGGTCGGCGACCGCCTGCTCCGCCTCCTCCAGGTCGGCGAGGATGCGGGTGCACCGCTCGTAATAGGCCTGTCCGACCTCGGTCAGGCTGAGCTTGCGGGTGGTGCGGTTCAGCAGCCGCGCGCCCAGCCGGTTCTCCAACTCGCCGATGCGGCGGGAGACCACCGATTTCGACAGGTTGAGCCGGTCGGCGGCGGCGGTGAAGCTCTTGGTGTCCACCACCTTGATGAAGGCGAGCATGTCGTCGAGGCGATCCATGGCATTGTTGTACACCGGGAAACAATGAGGTGCCAAGATCCGGTATTACCGGAAAGCCCTCCGCACCCTATTTCTGGGGGACCGCAAAGCCGGTCCCGCCGATTGCGGCGACCGCATCCGTGACAACCGGGAATGGGGAGTGGCGACGATGGCGAAGGTTCTGGTCCTCTATTACAGCAGCTGGGGCCATGTGTCGGAGATGGCGCAGGCGGTGGCCGACGGCGCCCGCTCGGTCGCCGGGACCGAGGTGGCGGTGAAGCGCGTGCCCGAGCTGGTGCCGGAGGCCGTCCGCCAGTCCGCCCATTACAAGGACGAGAGCGGCGTTCCCGTCGCCACCGTCGACGAGCTGGCGCAGTATGACGCGATCATCATCGGCACGCCGACCCGCTACGGCAACATGGCTTCGCAGATGAAGAACTTCCTCGACCAGACCGGCGGCCTGTGGGCCAAGGGCGCGCTGGTCGGCAAGGTCGGCAGCGTCTTCACCTCCACCGCGACCCAGCATGGCGGGCAGGAAAGCACCATCCTCAGCACCCACACCGTCCTGCTGCATCTCGGCCTGGTGATCGTCGGCCTGCCCTATTCCTTCCAGGGCCAGATGGGCGTTTCGGAAGTGATGGGCAATTCGCCCTACGGCGCCAGCACCATCGCCGACGGCGACGGGTCGCGCCGGCCGAGCGCGGTCGAGCTGGACGGCGCCCGCTACCAGGGCCGCCACGTCGCCGAGATCGCGGCGAAGCTGAGCGCCTGACGGCGGACCGATGCTGACGTAAGGGGAGGGAACCGTGGGCCTGCTGATCGATGGACAATGGCATGACCAGTGGTACGACACCGGCAAGACGGGCGGCGCCTTCGTCCGGACCGAGGCGCAGTTCCGCGACCGGGTGTCGGCCGACGGCTCCACCCCCTACCCGGCGGAGGCCGGGCGCTATCACCTGATAGTGTCGCTCGCCTGCCCCTGGGCGCACCGCACCCTGATCTTCCGCAAGCTGAAGCGGCTTGAGGGGGTGATCGGCGTCAGCATCGTCGAGCCGCTGATGCTGGCCGACGGCTGGACCTTCGCCGGGCCGGAGCCGGTCACCGGCGCCACCCGCCTGCACGAGGTCTACACCCGCGCCGAGCCCGGCTACAGCGGCCGGGTGACGGTGCCGGTGCTGTGGGACCGCCAGACCTCCAGCATCGTGAACAACGAGTCGGCGGAGATCATCCGCATGCTCAACCGCGCGTTCGACGCCTTCACCGACGTCCGCACCGATTTCAGTCCGCCCGATCTGCTGGACGAGATCGACCGCATCAACGGCTTCGTCTACGACCGCATCAACAACGGCGTCTACAAGGCCGGCTTCGCCACAGCGCAGGACAAGTACGAGGCCGCCTTCGACGCGCTGTTCGACGCGCTGGACGAGGTGGACGCCCTGCTGGCGACCCGGCGCTGGCTGGTCGGCAACCGGCTGACCGAGGCCGACTGGCGCCTGTTCACCACGCTGGTCCGCTTCGACGCCGTCTATGTCGGGCATTTCAAGTGCAACAAGCGGCGGATCGCCGACTATCCCCACCTGTCGGGCTATCTGCGCGACCTGTATCAGGTGCCGGGCGTGGCGGACACGGTGAATTTCGACCACATCAAGCGGCATTACTACGGCAGCCACGCCACCATCAACCCGACCGGCATCGTGCCGAAGGGGCCGGCGCTCGACCTCGACGCGCCGCATGGCCGCGACGCGCTGGGGCCCGATCCGCTCGCGGCGTGACGGATCGCCATCCCGGCGCGATGGGCCGTCGGGGGATGGGCCGTCAGGGCTTGTAGCAGCGGGCCATGTCCTCCGGGTTGCCCATGGCCTCGCACTGGAAGCCGTTGGAGAAGCGGAAGCGCAGCGGCCCGGTCTTGCGCACGCTGACCACCGGCTTCTGCCCGGCATCCTGGAAGGCGACCCAGGCGGAGCTGTCGAAGCGTGTCTGCAGCCCGTTGCTCAGGCTCACCCGGCCCTGGTTGTCCTTGCGTACCACGACGCCGGTGCTGAACAGCAGGTTCGGCCCGTCCGCCTTCGCGGTCAGGCCGTTGGTGCAGTTCACGCCCTCCGGCTTGACGGCGACGCATTCGAAGGAATTCGGGTGGCTGGCGGTGAGGACCATCGCGTAGACGGCGATTTCCAGGACGTTCATCGGCATGGGCGGGCACCGGCGGAATGGAGGCGGCGGAGTGGAGGCGCTGGGCGTCGCAGCGCTGCGACCCCTCATGGGGACCGGTCCATCCTGCGGCAAATCCGGTTACGAAATGGATAATGTCGCGCCTACGGTCGAATCTTGCGCGCCCGCCGCCGCTTCCGCCATCCCACGTCATACGGTCGTGATCATGAGCGGGTTCGGGGCGGATGCGGCCCCCCGTTCCTGGACTTGCGCGTCCCGGACCGGTAGAAGCGGTGGCAATTGCCACAATGGGCGGGCGCATTCCCATGACGTTCCAACAGCGTTTGATCCTGCTGGTCACCGGCCTGGTGCTGCTGGCGGTGGCGGCTGTCACCGTGGCGATGGCCTGGACGACGCGCGCCGCGCTCACCGAGCGGATCGAGACCGAGGCGCGGCAGGCGGCCGGCATGCTCGCCCGCGGTGCCGCCCAGGCCCGCGACATCCCGCAGGAGGTCGACGCGCTGCTGTCGGAACGTCTGCTGTCGGAAGCGACGCTGACCGCCCATCTGGTGGCGCTGGCCGAGGCGGCGAAGCTGCCGCCGCGCGCCATCAACGACCGGCTGAAGCAGATCGCCGAGGCCGGCGGCCCCGACGAGATGTGGATCACCGACAACCGCGGCCGGGCCTATCTGCACAACCAGCCCGGCCCCGACCCGACCTTTGGTCAGGATGCCAAGGGCGGCCCGCGCCACGGCACCTATGCCGGCCTGCTGAACCGCTCGCCGGCCGCGCTGGCGTCGGAGCCGGCGATGGAGGGCGGCCGGTTGATGAAGTTCGCCGGGGTCGCCGGGGTGGACAGGCCGCGGATCGTCCAGGTCGGCGCCGAGGTGCGGCGGCTGGGCGACATCGTGCGCAAGTCGGGGACCGACGGGCTGATCGACGGGCTGCTCGCCGACCGGTCGGTGGAGGCCGCATGGCTGCTCGACCGCGACGGCCGGGTGCTGGCGCGCGGCGTGGTGGTCGGCGATGCCGGCGGCGGCCCGCTGTCCGACGCCGACACCGCCGCGGCCAAGGCGGCGGCAGTGGGCGGCGAGGCGGCGTTGCGGGCGGCGGGCGACGGGCTGCTGGCCTTCGCCCCGGTCAAATATGCCGCCAATTCGGCCGCCGCCGCTTCCCAGGCGGGCGTCCCGGCGGTCGCGGTGGTGCGCCTGCCCTATGGCGAGCCGGGGGCGATGATGAGCCGCCAGCTCAAGATCGGCGGTCTGGTCGGCGTCT includes these proteins:
- the wrbA gene encoding NAD(P)H:quinone oxidoreductase, with product MAKVLVLYYSSWGHVSEMAQAVADGARSVAGTEVAVKRVPELVPEAVRQSAHYKDESGVPVATVDELAQYDAIIIGTPTRYGNMASQMKNFLDQTGGLWAKGALVGKVGSVFTSTATQHGGQESTILSTHTVLLHLGLVIVGLPYSFQGQMGVSEVMGNSPYGASTIADGDGSRRPSAVELDGARYQGRHVAEIAAKLSA
- a CDS encoding LysR family transcriptional regulator — protein: MDRLDDMLAFIKVVDTKSFTAAADRLNLSKSVVSRRIGELENRLGARLLNRTTRKLSLTEVGQAYYERCTRILADLEEAEQAVADLHAAPRGRLRLNAPVSFGILHLAPAVAEFLERYPSVEIDMDLNDRTVDLIDEGYDLAIRIGRLRDSSLIARRLAPARMALCASPAYLKQHGVPETPEDLARHSCLIYTNIPSPDLWQFTVDGEARSIRVSGPIRSNNGDLLREAAISGLGFVMSPTFLCGQALTRGELVAVLHRNVPSELSVNAVYPQNRHLSPKVRVFVDFLVQRLGPRPYWDCTLLDTLPQEAG
- a CDS encoding caspase family protein yields the protein MFNRRRLSTRLTGSALLAGLLLAGPLLTGLLVTGWSQPAAAQGAIMRNQTRIINQAVTNQVRQALRPRLLIRDGAGAVSAMETGAAGRHLALASADGGVRVWDLESGRQVQRLQAGPVRALAVADSSRTLATVGPDGSVTLWDILQGQPLRRIAAGGVQAVRLSPDGALLATAAADGTVRLWSAGSGQPAATLAGAGGAVAALAFSPDGRRLAAGGADRAVRLWSVPDGQPLATMTGAEAAVTALAFAADGTLHAGDAGGAVQVWRAGSATPARSIRAAGSAVTALAVRPDGLVAVANGSRSLGVWTGEGRQLVSVENPEGTVAAAAFAPGAERVIGAGSDGRARVWDLGNGALAAQLIMTRGGWSVLDGAGRFDGSDGGLGDVAWQAEQEVFEMTNFSQPYYEPGLLAKTLRAPAALLTPGAPTVTAGIAPPPTVQIAAPAGAAAPGPASVAVTAADRGAGIAEIVLYANGKALDPAAVTATEDVDVNGQPGRRVTFTVDLVAGSNRLRAVALGDNRIESVPAQALVTVAAPVEKPVLHVVVVGINQYANPVLELNYAVADARGVTAWARKQTGNGVFAEVKLHELYDRQATRANIGSLFAQLKATRPQDVVVIYVAGHGENAEQSWYFLPTEFGRNLPFETAAGDARGGQAFRQAVLQAVAADGISARSFYKNVLQIGAQHVVLLIDSCKSGGVKRAFEADADRRALALVGQQAGVHILAATDKNQLAVELEALGHGAFTYAVLNGLGGAADGNPADGMISAREVLGYAVAQVPAMALRHSQSEQNPTVFSRGADFPLGPAGERQAKARKKKS
- a CDS encoding glutathione S-transferase family protein — protein: MGLLIDGQWHDQWYDTGKTGGAFVRTEAQFRDRVSADGSTPYPAEAGRYHLIVSLACPWAHRTLIFRKLKRLEGVIGVSIVEPLMLADGWTFAGPEPVTGATRLHEVYTRAEPGYSGRVTVPVLWDRQTSSIVNNESAEIIRMLNRAFDAFTDVRTDFSPPDLLDEIDRINGFVYDRINNGVYKAGFATAQDKYEAAFDALFDALDEVDALLATRRWLVGNRLTEADWRLFTTLVRFDAVYVGHFKCNKRRIADYPHLSGYLRDLYQVPGVADTVNFDHIKRHYYGSHATINPTGIVPKGPALDLDAPHGRDALGPDPLAA